The following DNA comes from Dehalococcoidia bacterium.
AAGTCTCTTTGATTGTCTCCAAGACTTTGTTAGGGTCTTCCCTGTCGATGAAGTAGAAGTCCTTTTTCCCGTCGGACTTGTTCGTGATGAATTGACCCTCGTTCACTCGGTGCGCGTTGACCACGATCAGGCTTTCCTGTGCCTGTCTGAACACCTCGGTGAGTCTGACGGTTTCGATGGAACCTGAGTTGATAATGTCTTTCAGAACGTTCCCAGGCCCGACGGAGGGCAGTTGGTCCACATCTCCCACCAATATCAGCCTTGCCTCCGGCGGGATCGCCTTCAGCAGGTGATTCATCAGTAGTATGTCCAACATGGACGCCTCATCAACCACCACGAAGTCGGCTTGAAGAGGATTATCTTCGTTCCTGGTAAATGCGCCTTTCTTCGGGGTGTACTCAAGCAATCGGTGTATCGTCTTTGCCTCTTTGCCTGTAACCTCCGAAAGTCTCTTGGCCGCTCTTCCAGTGGGAGACGCCAGGAGAATCCGCTGCCCTTTTCTTTCGAGTATCTTGATCAGGCTGTTGACCAGGGTTGTCTTGCCTGTTCCGGGACCACCGGTGATGATAAGCGCTCTGCTGCTGGTGGCCTTGCGAATGGCTTCCTGCTGAAGGTCGGCCAGTTCGATTCCACTTGCCTGCTGTACCCATTTAATGGCCTTCTCTGCGTCGATCTGAAGATCACCCGCAGGAGATTCAATTAGTGCGCCGAGCCTTTTAGCCACATTCACCTCGGCGACATGGAGAAGCATGAGATAGACCGGCCTGTCCTCCCATTCTTCTTCTACAGCGACACGGCCCTGCACAACCATGGCTGATATCGCCTGCTTCAGCACAGCCATATCCACGCCCAGCAACAAGGTTGATTTTTGGGTCAGTTCATCGTAGGGGAAGTACACATGGCCCTCGTTAACGAGCTCGCTCAAGACGTAAAGGATGCCGGCCTCAGCCCTGATCTGAGACCCGGGGTCGATGCCCATGTTCTGGGCGATCCTGTCTGCGGTCTTGAATCCAATGCCGGTGATATCAAGTGCCAGACGATATGGATTCTCACTGACGATGGCGATGGCCTTGTTACCATAGGCCTTGAATATCTTAACCGCATATGTGGAACTCACGCCGTGACCCTGTAGGAAGACCATGACCTGCCTGACCTCTTTTTGCTCGCCCCAAGCCGTGCAAATCCTCTCTTGCCTGATCGGGCCGATGCCTTCAATCTCAAGGAGTTGTTCGGGTTTTTGCTCGATGAGGTCGAAGGTTTCAATGCCGAACCTTCCCACTATCCTCTTCGCCATCACCGGGCCTATGCCCCTGACCAGTCCGGAGGCGAGGTACTTCTGTATGCCCGTAAGGGTGGATGGGAGTACGGAGAGGCAGCTTGAAATGCGGAATTGCCGGCCAAACTTGGGGTCGTTGGTCCACTCGCCGGTGAGCCTGAGCGTTTCTCCGAGGTTGGGCAAGGCCATGTTGCCGACGATGGTAACAAGGTCACGCTGCTCCGGTACTTGAAGCCGAGCGACAGTGTAGCTGTTCTCCTCATTGAAGAAGACAATGCGCTCTAGGACACCTTCCACGGTGGACGTAGTGAGTGCGCCGTTGTTTTGTGCCGATCCGATGTTCATCGGCTGTTACTATAGCAGATTTACAGTCGGGGCTGCACGAACGCCAATGCATCTCTTGATAGCCCTCTCAGAAACTGAGAATTGTGCGCATCTGCGTCAACGCCTTACAGCTCTGTTGAGAAGTACAGACTTTGTCTCTTGTTTTCTGCCCACACCATGAAATCATAGTGTGGGTGAGACAAGAAAGTCCAAAAATCGTCCGGGGCCAGGGATTTTAACAAACGGGGAAACGTTGTTGCCTCGACTTTACGAGGAGCATATCTTGCGGCCTTGTGCTGTCAAGGGGATTACCGGCATATCATTTTCGGGCTCTCAGTCACCCTCGATAGCCCTGCGGCTCTCGAGAATGCAGGTAAGGGCACAGTCGAGGCAAAGTAAGGGATGAGAATCGGAGTTGCTTGGCAAAGGAAGGTAGCCCGCATACTTGATATTCTCATAGCGGAAGAGACTTAAGCTTGCAGCACCATTTGCTGTGTGGTAGTATGACAGCGTGCATTTGGTAAATGACCTTTTGCTTACTTAATGAATTTTTGAGAAAGAGGCCGCTATGATTATATTATTCATTCTTGGTATCATTGTCCTTGTTGTTGGTTTATATCTGACGCAGACAAACAAGGGAAGCGATGGAGACCCTAATTATCGACTTGGGGGAAGAATTGCCAGCATCATCGCGGTCATCATTATCGTCATGAGTGTCATTGCTAGCTCATTTACGACTATCCCCGCCGGTCATCGCGGGGTGGTCATCCGCTTTAGTGCGGTGACGGGCACAATCCTGGATGAAGGCCTCCAGATGAAGTTGCCGTTCGTCGATTCGGTTGTAAAAATGTCAGTCCAGACCGAGAAATATGAAATCGGTGCGGCCTCGGCATCCCGTGATCTTCAAGATGTCAACACTACGATTGCCCTCAACTGGCGTTTGGATCCAAGCATGGCCGACGAGATTTACCGGACGCTGGGAACGGAGTATATCCAAAGGATCGCCGCTCCGGCCGTTCAGGAGACCATCAAGCAGGTCACCGCAAAATACATTGCCGAAGACCTTATCCTGAAACGTGAAGCGGTCAAAAATGAAATCCAGGAGAACCTGTCGGCTCGACTCTTGGAGCGCGGCATAATCACTGAGACTGTATCGATAACGGAGTTTCGGTTCAGTAGTACGTTCGTTGCCGCTATCGAAGCCAAAGTGGCGGCAGAGCAGGCAGTATGGGAGGCAAGGAACAAGCTGGAGCGTGTCAAGGTTGAGGCTGATCAGGCAGAAGCCGCGGCCGTAGGGGAAGCGTCCGCTCGAATCGCCAAGGCAAACGGTGAAGCCGAGTACATTCGCATTGTCACTGACGCTCAGGTTGCCGCTAACAATGCTATTGCTGAATCTCTAACACCTCAAGTGTTGCAGTATATCTTGCTCGACAGGATCGGAGAAGATATCAAAGTCATTGTGATACCTTCGGGTCAGGGTCTCGACCTGGTGCTCCCAGAGATAAACCCGTAAGAGCCGAAGGGTATAAACTGCGGCTTAGCGATGGCATCTCAGGCACAGGTGAAGGAAACCGAGTGGTTCGGCACAGTCGTTTGGGGAGGTCAGGCGGAAAGTTGCAACCAGTTTCTGACGAAACGCCAATCACAAGCCGCGAATGCCGCCATAACCCTTTGTGCGGTTTCCGGTAAGTACCCCTTCAGGCCTAATGCCGTGATTTTGGTAATAAGCCCATGGATGCTCTTGATGCCGCATCTCTGGAGGTGTCAGCATAGGCCGTATCCGCAAACCAACTGCCCTTTTTGGCGGCGGGTTCCTGCTCCTCAGCCTCAATGCCGATCAGGATATCACCCATGAGCATCAGGCTGCACAGCGGGCTAATGGTAAAACTTCCGGTCATGATCGGAGCCGAATCCGGAATCTCCATTCCCGGCCCGGAGGCCAACATCAATCCCAGGGCGGCAGTCAGGTCATTAGGATGATCGAATGCCCAGTTCACGTAGGCTTGAAGATCAGGCGGAAAATCTTCCACTGTGATCACGCTGCCGGTAGACTCGAGTTCAACGCCCGCATCCGCCAGGAATCCAACGACGTATTCTATAGTGCGGTAGTGGATGCCGGTATCCATGGCGGAATAGGTGGCCACCGATATCGGGCCCAAGCTTCGGGCATTCTCAGGGACGTTGGGGTTGAGTTGGTTCCCGTCTATATCCACCAATCCCAGGGAAAATCCCCCGGAGACGATCTCTCCGATGGCCTGCTGATGCTCTTCCTCGGTTTCAGCATATCAGCCAATGCGTTCACCAACTGGGCAGAAAGGCGCTCTCTCAGGGATCCGTTTGAAGTTTGCGTCACATCAGGTGTTTCACTGCATGACGCGGCATTCGCTGAGGCATCCGCACCGCATGGTGACTTTCGGCCCATGCTACTTGGGCAAATTTCCTATTCTGTTCGTAAGACATACTGGAATAGAATAGTGACACCTTCGACCGAACAGAGGGATAAGGCAGTGGAACAAGACCCATGAGAAAGGGAATACGCAGTCTTTTGATCGTGCTGACAGTGTTGATGGCAACGGCTTCCGTTGTGATCGGTGTGGTCGGTCCCAAAAACGGATTCGGGGGTGGAATGATCATTACGTTGCGGGAGACTGCACCCCCCGCAGATACGCCGCTATTCGTGATCGAAAGTTCCCCCAATCCCCGATACCTGAGAAGTGCTATAGGAACAACATACGACGGGACGAATTGGCAACTGGATAAGGTTGCCTGTCAGTTCCAGAATATCAGTACGTCCTCCGGCGATAACAGCCGACTTCCTCTCTGCATATCCTCTCTATCCCTAAACTACCGCAATTTTGACCGAGATGTGCTGAACGACGCTTCAACCCTTGTTGATGTCCGCTGTCTACAATTGCCAGACACTATCTCGGAGAGAGTGAAAGACCTCTCCCGACGCATTACGGAGAATATGCCAAGCCCGTTTGAGAAGGCCAAGGCAATAGAAGAATTTCTTCAAGCGAAATATGAGTACAAACTGGATTATCAACCGGCACCCTCGGACTGGGAGCCGAACGACTGGTTTCTGTTTGAATCCAGAGAGGGCATCTGCGGTAATTTCAATTCCGCCTTTGTGATCCTTGCTCGGGCATCCGGCATACCTGCAAGGCTGGCTGCGGGCTATTACATCCAGCCGGGCCAGGGGGAGCAACAGGTTGTCTATGCCAACCAAGCCCATGCCTGGGTGGAGGTAGGATTTCATGGGATAGGTTGGCTTGCCTTTGATGCGGCCCGTCAATGAGGGCGCAAATCAATCGGATGTTGCTGAGGCAGAATCCGGAGCTGTTCTTGAGTTATCCCCACAGTTGTCTCCGTCAGCTCTGATCTCTCCGGATATGCCTTTAGGCAAGTAATCACATCGGGTTTATCTCCATTGACCAAAGACCAAAACAGGGGTAGTATAGAGAAAACGTCGAGTTCAGTCTTCAGACACGAACTCTGGCGGCGGATCAATTGGGACGTAACGCCACTTGCTGCATGTGGGGACACTTGACTGTGTCCTCACTGTTCCACTGTTCAGGGAGATATCGTATGACTAAACAAGTGATCATTGTGTTGGGTAGCCCTCGTAAAAATGGGAATTGCGCCATCCTGGCTGAACGAGCACCTGCTGGCGTGCGTGCTTGTGGTGCCAAGGCGGAGATGGTCTATTTGCATGGGCTGGACATGGAGC
Coding sequences within:
- a CDS encoding transglutaminase-like domain-containing protein; amino-acid sequence: MRKGIRSLLIVLTVLMATASVVIGVVGPKNGFGGGMIITLRETAPPADTPLFVIESSPNPRYLRSAIGTTYDGTNWQLDKVACQFQNISTSSGDNSRLPLCISSLSLNYRNFDRDVLNDASTLVDVRCLQLPDTISERVKDLSRRITENMPSPFEKAKAIEEFLQAKYEYKLDYQPAPSDWEPNDWFLFESREGICGNFNSAFVILARASGIPARLAAGYYIQPGQGEQQVVYANQAHAWVEVGFHGIGWLAFDAARQ
- a CDS encoding prohibitin family protein, translated to MIILFILGIIVLVVGLYLTQTNKGSDGDPNYRLGGRIASIIAVIIIVMSVIASSFTTIPAGHRGVVIRFSAVTGTILDEGLQMKLPFVDSVVKMSVQTEKYEIGAASASRDLQDVNTTIALNWRLDPSMADEIYRTLGTEYIQRIAAPAVQETIKQVTAKYIAEDLILKREAVKNEIQENLSARLLERGIITETVSITEFRFSSTFVAAIEAKVAAEQAVWEARNKLERVKVEADQAEAAAVGEASARIAKANGEAEYIRIVTDAQVAANNAIAESLTPQVLQYILLDRIGEDIKVIVIPSGQGLDLVLPEINP
- a CDS encoding ATP-dependent RecD-like DNA helicase yields the protein MNIGSAQNNGALTTSTVEGVLERIVFFNEENSYTVARLQVPEQRDLVTIVGNMALPNLGETLRLTGEWTNDPKFGRQFRISSCLSVLPSTLTGIQKYLASGLVRGIGPVMAKRIVGRFGIETFDLIEQKPEQLLEIEGIGPIRQERICTAWGEQKEVRQVMVFLQGHGVSSTYAVKIFKAYGNKAIAIVSENPYRLALDITGIGFKTADRIAQNMGIDPGSQIRAEAGILYVLSELVNEGHVYFPYDELTQKSTLLLGVDMAVLKQAISAMVVQGRVAVEEEWEDRPVYLMLLHVAEVNVAKRLGALIESPAGDLQIDAEKAIKWVQQASGIELADLQQEAIRKATSSRALIITGGPGTGKTTLVNSLIKILERKGQRILLASPTGRAAKRLSEVTGKEAKTIHRLLEYTPKKGAFTRNEDNPLQADFVVVDEASMLDILLMNHLLKAIPPEARLILVGDVDQLPSVGPGNVLKDIINSGSIETVRLTEVFRQAQESLIVVNAHRVNEGQFITNKSDGKKDFYFIDREDPNKVLETIKETCSLRLPRAFDFNPMEDIQVLTPMHRGTVGVSNLNAELQAMLNPSGVELTYGGRIFRMGDRVMQTSNNYEKEVFNGDVGRIASVDPEEHTLQVSFDDRVVGYDRTDLDELVLAYAISVHKSQGSEYPAVVIPMLTQHYIMLQRNLLYTALSRARKLVVLIGSRTAVALAIKNDRVQRRYTRLSDRLQGR